A window of Pseudomonas putida genomic DNA:
CGCGTTACGCCCCAGGCCAACCCGCCGTCGCAGCCTGAGCAGCCGCCCAGTCAGCAAGGCGCTGGCAACCCTGGCGAACAAGGCGGGCAGGGCGACTGGGGCGCATTGCCGGCGCAGCCCGTGGCCAGCGGTGCCCGCCGCGAGGTGCCGAACTGGGCAAAAAAGCCCTGAGCATCCCCCAGCCACCTGCCAAAGGGGCGGATGCCAAAACCGGCGCGGGCAAGCAGTACGGGGCCAGCCGTGGGCGGGCGCACAGTGCTGCGGCCGGTCGTGTGGCCTGGCTGCCGACCCTGCTCAAGGGCCGGCCACGCCAGCGCCAGGACCTGTGCTGGCAGCAACGCCAGGCCAGGCCCGCAGAATTGTGGTTGGTGATCGTCGATGCCTCGGCCTCGACCCGCCGCCATCAGGCGCTGGCACAAACCAAAGGGCTGCTGGCGGCGCTGTTCGACCAGGCCTACCGCCAGCGTGCCCGGCTGGCCCTGCTTACTGCCAGCGGGCGCACGCCGCAATGGCAGCGCCACGGCCTGAAGGCCTCGGCCGCTTTGCAACCGTGGCTGCAAGCCTTGGGGGCCGGTGGTGGCACGCCATTGATCGCGGCGCTGGAGCAGGCTCGGCACTGGCTACAGGGGCGGCAACGGGCCCAGCCTGAAGAAGCGTTACGTTGCCTGGTGTTTACCGACGGTCGCCTGCAGCACTGGAACACCGTGCAGCCGATGCCGTGTGCCACTCTGCTGGTGGATATGGAACTGGCGCCGGTGCGCCTGGGGCGTGCGCAACGTCTGGCTCAACAACTTCAGGCTGATTACCAGCACTTGCAACAGTTCAGGTTGGTGGATTGATGAAGTATCGGTGCGTCACTATGCCGCAATAAGAAAAGTTGCCAGAACAGCAACCCGGAAGTTGTACAAGTGCGTGGCAATGCACGCACTTGTTTTGCCAGCCGAGATTACTTCGGCATCGACCACGGTTGCAGGTCGTAACCTTTTTCGCACAGTTCGGCACGCACTTCCTCGATCAGGCTGGCCCACTGGGCCGGGTCGGAGTAGATGCGCGAAGACACTTGCTTGCTGCCGATGCGGGTGCTGGTCCGGTCGATCACTGCCAGGCTCAGTTCACCAGTACCGTTGGGTGCAT
This region includes:
- a CDS encoding VWA domain-containing protein gives rise to the protein MAWLPTLLKGRPRQRQDLCWQQRQARPAELWLVIVDASASTRRHQALAQTKGLLAALFDQAYRQRARLALLTASGRTPQWQRHGLKASAALQPWLQALGAGGGTPLIAALEQARHWLQGRQRAQPEEALRCLVFTDGRLQHWNTVQPMPCATLLVDMELAPVRLGRAQRLAQQLQADYQHLQQFRLVD